A stretch of DNA from Thermotoga sp.:
TATCTCCCTGTCCCCAAGACCTATCGGGTAGAATCTATCGGGATTGTAGAAAAAGTCTATGTTGAACCGTCCCAGTTTTATATCGGCAGCCCTTTCGATCATTCTCTTTTCCTTCAGTTCTGTTAGAAAGAAGTTCACCACGCTCGCTGCTCTTGCGCTCGAAAGATGCCAGTTGGAGACGTAAATCGAGTTTGGGAGGACAGGTCTATCGTCTGTGTAACCGAAAATTTCCAGCACGTTTGTGGTGTGTTCTATAACTATCTGTCCCACTTTGGCGAGGAGCTCTTTGGCCGCGGCTGTGAGTCTGGCGCTACCCGTCTCGAAGAAGACCATGTCCTTCAGGACTATGAGAGTTCCCTCGTCTCTTTCTTCGACCGTGATCTTTCCTTTGTACTCCTCAGAAAGTTTCATGAGTTCTTGATAGATCCCTCTTTTCGAGGTGATCAGAGGTTCTTCATTTATACTCCTTCCACCCATTAGCACGCTCGGTGGCCGCCCACTGAGAGCGATTCTGAGACCCACCGCTACCTGCTGGAACTTACCAGGACTGATGGTGGACATTGAAATCAGAGCCACAAAGAACGTGAGCAAGAGAGTCACCATGTCCGAATAAGTTGTCATCCACTGGGGTGAGCCTCTCTGTTCCTCCCGTTTCTTTGCCATCACGCAGCAGCCTCCTGGGAGGCAGCTTCATAGGCCCTCTTCTCTTTTTCGGACAAGAAGGACTTCAACTTCTCCTCCAGTATTCTCGGGTTTTCTCCCGCCTGAATCGAGAGGACCGCTTCCAGTATCATCCTCTTTTCCAGTACGAGGAGGTCCCTTCTCTTTCTGATCTTTTCCGCCATGGGAAGAAAAACCCCATTCGCCAGAATGGCACCGTAGAGTGTTGTTATGAGAGCCACTGCCATGGACGGACCCAGTGTCTCTGGGTTGTTCAATGATTTGAGCATCTGGATGAGTCCTATCAACGTTCCGATCATACCGAACGCTGGAGCGTACGCACCGGCGGATTCCAGAACCGCTCTCTCTCCATCCAGCTCTTCTTCAAAAAGCTCCAGCTCCGTTTCCATCATGTTCTTCAGAAGAT
This window harbors:
- a CDS encoding flagellar motor protein MotB, whose amino-acid sequence is MAKKREEQRGSPQWMTTYSDMVTLLLTFFVALISMSTISPGKFQQVAVGLRIALSGRPPSVLMGGRSINEEPLITSKRGIYQELMKLSEEYKGKITVEERDEGTLIVLKDMVFFETGSARLTAAAKELLAKVGQIVIEHTTNVLEIFGYTDDRPVLPNSIYVSNWHLSSARAASVVNFFLTELKEKRMIERAADIKLGRFNIDFFYNPDRFYPIGLGDREIKKKIKDLENEINAEKTLLNEKLRNGEISRSEWEVKMKELEERYQQELERLRREFRRIDILIKREKV
- a CDS encoding motility protein A; translation: MDLATLIGLVLVIAALFIGIATGGGDFAAFINIPSLFITVVGSLAATMVAHPKDKAFKLINIMLSTLKEPKIDHTSLIQTMVSFSEKARREGLLSLEENLENIEDPFMKKALQLVVDGTDPDLLKNMMETELELFEEELDGERAVLESAGAYAPAFGMIGTLIGLIQMLKSLNNPETLGPSMAVALITTLYGAILANGVFLPMAEKIRKRRDLLVLEKRMILEAVLSIQAGENPRILEEKLKSFLSEKEKRAYEAASQEAAA